The DNA segment CAGAGTTTCCTTCTTCCAGCTTGCATTACGTACCTCATTATCAAAGTCACGCTCAATACTACTGATATCGCAATCGAACTTTTGTTTTAATTGCTCATTTCTCTCATTAACGCTTTGATTCAGTATCTCTTCATTTGTTTTATAATTAGAGTTTTGTTGTTCAGTTTGGACTTTCAGACAGTTCTCCTTTTCCTTTATTTGACACTTAAAAAATCTCAACCATTCCTGGGGATCTACCATAAATGTGTTCCAGTCAAATGAGACGATCATTTTGTTCCAGAGATCCAGTACTTGTTCAGCGTTCTCACGCATTTTCTGTACATATTTTTCCATGTGTTCACTGGCTTGCTGTCTCATCATTTTCTTGTCTGTGTTTATTTTTACCAGATGTTCACTTCTGGACCTTTCTTCCTGTGCCTTTTTATGCTCTTCTTCAACTTCTCCCATTTTTGTTAATTTCTTATTTCCTTCATTCACAGTTTTATGTATACTATTTTTTCCGCTTCCGCAATCGTTGATCTTTTTAACAATCTCTCTGAGTTTCTCTTCATACTGTGACTTATCACTGAGCAGCGATGTTGAAATTTCCATATTCTTGGAATATATTTCGTCTAAGTTTCCGACTGGAATAATTGCAAATGTTTCTGACATTATATCAACAAGAGTTACTTGGGTTGAAGTATTGATCACTCCATCAATCAACGAACATTCTAAGTCTGTTTTTGAGCTTTTCTTGCTTAGCTTCACTCCCCTGTCTCTACGGGATATTTTACCTTTGAGCATATAAATGCAAGCTATATTAAAAACGGAAACAATTATCAGTAGTATGAGACACGTGATAAATGCTCCCCCGTAACTTTTATCTGGAATACTTATACATGGTTCACAGGAAGGTTTGGTTACTTGTGGTCTATCATTGTTAAGTTCCTGAGACTCAACCTTAACCGCCAGGTTGCCGGAAAAGCTGTCGAGTTTTAGTGTAGCTCCTGCATACATGACGACACTCTCGTCTAAGGATATATTTATTGATGATTCTCTCAGCACTACATGACCTTCGATATTTAATCCGTGTGAAGAAATTGTATGTACAGAAGATTTGTGAAGTACGAGTTTCGATCCATTTCTTGCATGCAGTTTTTCGAGTGTGTCTATTTTAGACGATATGAGGTTAGCGGTGACGCCGTTCTGCAGAGGGCTGGAGATGTCGAGGACCTTGATGGTGGAGTTGATGACGGTGAGCTGATTGATGCTGTGAGCTGTGGCTAGCGAGGTGAAGATGCTCTGCTCCAGGTGAACGTAACTCACCTGGCTGGGTAGTCTGTCCAAGGTTGAGTTTCTGGTAGAGAGATGAAGACGAGCTTCACAGGGCTgcccctcacctctcaccaccaccacatcgaCCACATTGTTgagcacaacactgacacacactgactcacTCAGCTGCAGCTTCACAGCGTTGTACACAAACACCTTCTGCACCGATGAGTCCAGCTCTTCATCCATATGAACCATCTACGAAAGATACAGGTATTAGATAGTTATTTTAGTAAACTGCCTGGATCAAGGTCTCCATCCATGAACAGGTACACCTCACAGACAGAATTAAACACGGAATAGAAAATGTCTGTACATTTCGTATGCAGTGTATATAAGATACACAATGACGTGTTACTGTAAAGACATCTCGTACACAAAGGAAATTTTTCTTTCAGAATTCAGATAAATTCCCTGATGAACGAAACTTCTTTACAATAAAATGCACATTTTTTGTCTAAATTGCATTTCTAGTACACGTTGGATTTTATGTCAATATAGGATTTACATCGTTGAATAATATACAATACCGAGAAGTAGATGAGAGACTTGTGAAAGTTTGGTTTATTTATTCATGAGACTATTGTGCAGGCGAAACTtttcggcaataaagatacccaagtgttgtacgaATGTTTTATTCATCATTGGTTAATAGTGGTAATACGACTGCTCATCACAGCGCTACGATAAATAATATTACTTCTCAAGTTTTGCCCAACGTAGACCAATAGGCCGACTGCACTTCTTCGCTATATTTGGCTAAGATAAAAGTGATGCAGTTTGATATCTTTATTCTTGAAACCTTTCGCTTACACGATAGGTATCTTCAGCCAAATACAAAGAATAAATATGGAGGCAGCATGGGTATGCTGCAAGGTAAAAATTGCGATCAGTCCATCTACTTAAAATAAATGGTtcttgagatggtcagtccctcaccctgaaagagagttcagttccattgtCTGAAGCTGCAGCATGACAATGGAACACTTGTGTTAAATATATCTTATCTACTCGTCGGTAGCGTATATCATTTTCTTTTGTAGGCGAAACTGTGTAAAATGAAGTTTTCACTCACTTGTGTCTTTTCAACCCCGAACTCATTAATGGAAATTATTAACAATGGGCCCAAAACCAGTTCCTGTAGAACGCCAGTGTTAGAGAGAACACACCGAACACTGAAGTCAGTACTAGCAAAGTTATGTAATGGCCACCCAGGCTTATACCtatgcttcagattcatcaagactaaaGTACTGAACACCGGCTTCCAGACTGAGGAAATTTTTTCCACATCTACTGTTCTCTTAGAGCATTtctgtattgaactgaaaaaGTCATTGGTTAGTATACATTAAtgatactgtataccattattgtTATGATATTGCGCCTATATGGATTACGACAATAATAGGCAATAAAGTTTactgtaaaattaaaaaaatcaaCTTAAATACAACCTTGATcatgaacggtatacaataccgacaagtacgctgaggtcagtggtcaagtgcggtcatacctgccaagctcttgggagttagcgtgggctgttacccataccatggcttgttgtagtgctttagaatcccaggttcacgtgttgaagaaggagattctacttcaggaggaaaataggaagctgaagcttcgcatagatgagtttgggagtgagtgtgagaaggatttagctggtaaggtaggaatggtcaccagcagtgagagtggcagccgctttaagtggcaagtggttcacagttcaggaagaaggaagatgaggagagttaagagagaagatgtgaaggtaggaaatcgattctctgttctccaagacgagtgtacttcagtggttagtgaggttgaaggtaccactgattcccctgctaatcaaggtaagaatatttaaatagtaggcgattctcaggtaagatatatgaaccgtgcattttgtaacagacagaaagttcagacagagagtgtgtcttcctggagctggtgttggcgacatagtcagcaggttggataatattatggcaggtaatgggaacaagcccattatctgtcttagtgctgggggtaatgacattgggaagggcaggagagaggagctgctggataagtacaggtcagccatagaagtagttaggtctaagggagggatcccagtcatatgtagcatcttgcctagaaagggagtgggcaatgaatggatgtctagggcaattggtataaatcgctggctagacaggtactgaaaggaacttgcaatcccattcattgataactgtgaccttttctttggcaaatgtgatatgtatgcaagggatggggttcatctctctggggatggagtggttgcattagccaattcaattgagagggtaattgatgacttgtctagaaatttaaactgatagattatagaggtatgggtgtttgtgggaaacaatcaggctgcagcattagggttaaaaacaacagttattaccgggatacctcagggatatgtttaaaagacaatattcaaaataaagttgctagtaatggcaaatcaaatgatcaacaaacaaagagagatagtagagggcaacgagtgactagctccctaaaggtttactatacaaatagtaggagtctaagaaataagatagatgagctaaaattacttgcaagtgtaggtaatatagatattattggtataacagagacttggttcaacctgaaagatagagaaatgccttctgaatgcaacatacagggttataaactattccacactgatagggtcaacaggaagggtggtggtgtgttgtagtatgtcagagaaaatttaaattgtcttagacatgatataagattagaaacatttaacacagaatcggtttggctacagtttctcgagggacgtgacaaattaattttgggtgtgatttataggcccccaaaccttgatagagagtgcagtaagctgttatggaacgaaattcataaggcatctaga comes from the Cherax quadricarinatus isolate ZL_2023a unplaced genomic scaffold, ASM3850222v1 Contig5304, whole genome shotgun sequence genome and includes:
- the LOC128696137 gene encoding uncharacterized protein, with protein sequence MLSSASIREPRYSVTIKILRGSIQKCSKRTVDVEKISSVWKPVFSTLVLMNLKHRYKPGWPLHNFASTDFSVRCVLSNTGVLQELVLGPLLIISINEFGVEKTQMVHMDEELDSSVQKVFVYNAVKLQLSESVCVSVVLNNVVDVVVVRGEGQPCEARLHLSTRNSTLDRLPSQVSYVHLEQSIFTSLATAHSINQLTVINSTIKVLDISSPLQNGVTANLISSKIDTLEKLHARNGSKLVLHKSSVHTISSHGLNIEGHVVLRESSINISLDESVVMYAGATLKLDSFSGNLAVKVESQELNNDRPQVTKPSCEPCISIPDKSYGGAFITCLILLIIVSVFNIACIYMLKGKISRRDRGVKLSKKSSKTDLECSLIDGVINTSTQVTLVDIMSETFAIIPVGNLDEIYSKNMEISTSLLSDKSQYEEKLREIVKKINDCGSGKNSIHKTVNEGNKKLTKMGEVEEEHKKAQEERSRSEHLVKINTDKKMMRQQASEHMEKYVQKMRENAEQVLDLWNKMIVSFDWNTFMVDPQEWLRFFKCQIKEKENCLKVQTEQQNSNYKTNEEILNQSVNERNEQLKQKFDCDISSIERDFDNEVRNASWKKET